The proteins below come from a single Balaenoptera acutorostrata chromosome 2, mBalAcu1.1, whole genome shotgun sequence genomic window:
- the LOC130707345 gene encoding peroxisomal multifunctional enzyme type 2-like has protein sequence MTPEAVKANWTKICDFDNATKPQRIQDSIGGIIEALNKIDSDGGVSANHTSNVTSTATSGFAGAIGHKLPPFSSSYTELDTIMYALGVGASLKEPKDLKFIYEGSSDFSCLPTFGVILAQKSIMGGGLAEIPGLSVNLAKVCIIRNLYFALLLFL, from the exons atgactcCTGAGGCGGTGAAGGCTAACTGGACGAAGATCTGTGACTTTGATAATGCCACCAAGCCTCAGAGAATTCAAG actCAATTGGCGGTATAATTGAAgctctaaataaaatagattcagaTGGAGGAGTTTCGGCAAATCATACCAGTAATGTGACATCAACAGCTACATCAGGATTT GCTGGAGCTATTGGCCATAaacttcctccattttcttcttcttatacggAACTGGACACTATTATGTATGCCCTTGGAGTGGGAGCATCTCTCAAGGAACCGaaagatttgaaatttatttatgaagggaGTTCTGATTTCTCCTGTTTGCCTACCTTCGGAGTTATTCTAGCTCAGAAATCTATAATGGGTGGAGGATTAGCAGAGATTCCTGGGCTCTCAGTCAACTTGGCAAAGGTATGCATAATAAGAaacctttattttgctcttcttctctttctttaa